The proteins below are encoded in one region of Apium graveolens cultivar Ventura chromosome 4, ASM990537v1, whole genome shotgun sequence:
- the LOC141718889 gene encoding uncharacterized protein LOC141718889 isoform X1, with translation MGLKGHGGTGSSSNNMFDMGVISMHKRSHSFPDKRELQESKLDHMHESSDCLEMNMKNLKSSTGMKSKPSPNAEARNSLRQEILQLEKRLQNQVAIRGVLEKALGYNSISLDPGNEISIPKPATELIKDISVLELEVGHLEQYLLSLYRQAFDQQVTSTTPYMKDGGPKSPKTSPKEKSEVISGVNVMSNIEKPSFRSDFQSNIIPQKDLSDLDGEDRLIESSVYRCRSFLSQHSTLSAQTSPPAESLGRDIRACYSQPLSMMEYGQNTSSNIISLAEHLGTRISDHVPETPNKLSEDMIRCISDIYCKLANPPLSSHGLSSPASSSSSLSVFSPKDHSGMWSPGLRKYSSLDERLDNPFHVQGLKEFSGPYSTMVEVQYIYRNDKKLAEVEHMLQNFRFLISRLEEIDPKKMTHSEKLAFWINVHNALMMHAYLAYGIPRNNVKRLFILLKFHQAAYNIGGRVVSINLIQSSILGCQMSRPVQWLRLLLSSKSKFKSAEERQAYSIDHPEPLLHFALCSGCHSDPAIRVYTPKTIAQELEAAKDEYIRATFGVSKDYKILLPKIVESFAKDSDLCPTGMVEMIQKSLPQSVRKSIKKCHTSKSKKSIQWVPHNFNFRYLISKDLEK, from the exons ATGGGTTTAAAAGGGCATGGTGGAACTGGAAGTAGTAGTAATAATATGTTTGATATGGGAGTTATTTCTATGCACAAGCGTTCTCACAg CTTTCCTGACAAGAGAGAGCTCCAGGAAAGTAAGCTGGATCATATGCACGAATCATCTGACTGTTTGGAAATG AATATGAAGAACTTGAAAAGCAGCACGGGCATGAAATCAAAACCATCGCCCAATGCCGAAGCTCGGAACTCATTAAGGCAAGAG ATACTACAACTTGAGAAAAGATTGCAAAACCAGGTCGCAATCCGTGGTGTGCTAGAAAAGGCACTGGGTTATAACTCCATTTCCCTTGACCCGGGAAACGAGATCTCAATTCCTAAG CCGGCCACTGAACTGATTAAGGATATATCAGTACTAGAGCTGGAAGTTGGGCATTTGGAGCAGTATCTTCTCTCGCTCTATAGACAGGCATTTGATCAACAAGTAACGTCCACGACTCCATATATGAAAGACGGAGGACCAAAGTCACCCAAAACTTCTCCGAAAGAAAAGTCTGAAGTGATTTCTGGAGTTAATGTTATGTCAAATATAGAGAAACCTTCTTTTAGATCTGATTTTCAGTCGAATATAATTCCACAAAAGGACCTCAGTGATCTAGATGGAGAGGATAGACTAATAGAATCTAGTGTCTATCGCTGTCGCTCATTTTTATCTCAACATTCAACTTTGTCGGCTCAAACTTCTCCCCCAGCAGAATCTTTGGGCAGAGATATACGTGCTTGCTATTCACAGCCTTTGTCCATGATGGAG TATGGGCAAAACACTTCTTCAAATATAATCAGTCTGGCAGAGCATCTTGGTACCCGTATTTCTGATCATGTGCCTGAGACGCCAAACAAGCTTTCAGAGGATATGATCCGGTGCATTTCAGATATATACTGCAAGCTAGCTAACCCTCCTCTTTCAAGTCATGGACTCTCATCACCTGCATCGTCATCGTCATCACTGAGTGTGTTTTCTCCAAAGGATCATTCTGGAATGTGGAGTCCAGGGCTTAGGAAATATTCGTCTCTTGATGAGCGGTTGGATAATCCTTTCCATGTGCAAGGGCTCAAGGAATTTAGTGGACCTTACAGCACTATGGTCGAGGTGCAGTATATATATAGAAATGATAAAAAGTTGGCTGAAGTCGAGCATATGCTACAAAATTTTAG ATTTCTCATATCTCGTTTAGAAGAGATAGATCCCAAGAAGATGACACACTCGGAGAAGCTAGCTTTCTGGATCAACGTACACAATGCTCTGATGATGCAT GCATACTTGGCTTATGGGATTCCACGAAACAATGTGAAGAGACTCTTTATTCTCTTGAAG TTTCACCAGGCTGCCTACAATATTGGGGGTCGCGTAGTAAGCATAAATCTGATACAGAGTTCAATATTGGGATGCCAGATGTCTCGTCCTGTACAG TGGCTTCGGTTGTTGCTATCttcaaaatcaaaatttaaatcgGCAGAAGAACGACAAGCATACTCAATCGATCATCCAGAACCACTTTTGCATTTTGCTCTTTGTTCTGGATGCCATTCTGATCCAGCG ATTCGTGTTTATACACCCAAGACAATAGCACAGGAACTGGAAGCTGCAAAAGATGAGTACATTCGAGCTACATTCGGTGTGAGTAAAGACTATAAAATCCTATTGCCAAAAATTGTGGAATCTTTTGCCAAGGATTCTGATTTATGCCCAACTGGCATGGTGGAGATGATCCAAAAATCCCTACCTCAATCTGTTAGGAAGAGCATAAAAAAATGTCACACATCAAAGTCCAAGAAGAGCATTCAATGGGTTCCCCACAATTTCAATTTCCGATATCTTATTTCGAAAGATCTGGAAAAATGA
- the LOC141718889 gene encoding uncharacterized protein LOC141718889 isoform X2 — MGLKGHGGTGSSSNNMFDMGVISMHKRSHSFPDKRELQESKLDHMHESSDCLEMNMKNLKSSTGMKSKPSPNAEARNSLRQEILQLEKRLQNQVAIRGVLEKALGYNSISLDPGNEISIPKPATELIKDISVLELEVGHLEQYLLSLYRQAFDQQVTSTTPYMKDGGPKSPKTSPKEKSEVISGVNVMSNIEKPSFRSDFQSNIIPQKDLSDLDGEDRLIESSVYRCRSFLSQHSTLSAQTSPPAESLGRDIRACYSQPLSMMEYGQNTSSNIISLAEHLGTRISDHVPETPNKLSEDMIRCISDIYCKLANPPLSSHGLSSPASSSSSLSVFSPKDHSGMWSPGLRKYSSLDERLDNPFHVQGLKEFSGPYSTMVEVQYIYRNDKKLAEVEHMLQNFRFLISRLEEIDPKKMTHSEKLAFWINVHNALMMHAYLAYGIPRNNVKRLFILLKAAYNIGGRVVSINLIQSSILGCQMSRPVQWLRLLLSSKSKFKSAEERQAYSIDHPEPLLHFALCSGCHSDPAIRVYTPKTIAQELEAAKDEYIRATFGVSKDYKILLPKIVESFAKDSDLCPTGMVEMIQKSLPQSVRKSIKKCHTSKSKKSIQWVPHNFNFRYLISKDLEK; from the exons ATGGGTTTAAAAGGGCATGGTGGAACTGGAAGTAGTAGTAATAATATGTTTGATATGGGAGTTATTTCTATGCACAAGCGTTCTCACAg CTTTCCTGACAAGAGAGAGCTCCAGGAAAGTAAGCTGGATCATATGCACGAATCATCTGACTGTTTGGAAATG AATATGAAGAACTTGAAAAGCAGCACGGGCATGAAATCAAAACCATCGCCCAATGCCGAAGCTCGGAACTCATTAAGGCAAGAG ATACTACAACTTGAGAAAAGATTGCAAAACCAGGTCGCAATCCGTGGTGTGCTAGAAAAGGCACTGGGTTATAACTCCATTTCCCTTGACCCGGGAAACGAGATCTCAATTCCTAAG CCGGCCACTGAACTGATTAAGGATATATCAGTACTAGAGCTGGAAGTTGGGCATTTGGAGCAGTATCTTCTCTCGCTCTATAGACAGGCATTTGATCAACAAGTAACGTCCACGACTCCATATATGAAAGACGGAGGACCAAAGTCACCCAAAACTTCTCCGAAAGAAAAGTCTGAAGTGATTTCTGGAGTTAATGTTATGTCAAATATAGAGAAACCTTCTTTTAGATCTGATTTTCAGTCGAATATAATTCCACAAAAGGACCTCAGTGATCTAGATGGAGAGGATAGACTAATAGAATCTAGTGTCTATCGCTGTCGCTCATTTTTATCTCAACATTCAACTTTGTCGGCTCAAACTTCTCCCCCAGCAGAATCTTTGGGCAGAGATATACGTGCTTGCTATTCACAGCCTTTGTCCATGATGGAG TATGGGCAAAACACTTCTTCAAATATAATCAGTCTGGCAGAGCATCTTGGTACCCGTATTTCTGATCATGTGCCTGAGACGCCAAACAAGCTTTCAGAGGATATGATCCGGTGCATTTCAGATATATACTGCAAGCTAGCTAACCCTCCTCTTTCAAGTCATGGACTCTCATCACCTGCATCGTCATCGTCATCACTGAGTGTGTTTTCTCCAAAGGATCATTCTGGAATGTGGAGTCCAGGGCTTAGGAAATATTCGTCTCTTGATGAGCGGTTGGATAATCCTTTCCATGTGCAAGGGCTCAAGGAATTTAGTGGACCTTACAGCACTATGGTCGAGGTGCAGTATATATATAGAAATGATAAAAAGTTGGCTGAAGTCGAGCATATGCTACAAAATTTTAG ATTTCTCATATCTCGTTTAGAAGAGATAGATCCCAAGAAGATGACACACTCGGAGAAGCTAGCTTTCTGGATCAACGTACACAATGCTCTGATGATGCAT GCATACTTGGCTTATGGGATTCCACGAAACAATGTGAAGAGACTCTTTATTCTCTTGAAG GCTGCCTACAATATTGGGGGTCGCGTAGTAAGCATAAATCTGATACAGAGTTCAATATTGGGATGCCAGATGTCTCGTCCTGTACAG TGGCTTCGGTTGTTGCTATCttcaaaatcaaaatttaaatcgGCAGAAGAACGACAAGCATACTCAATCGATCATCCAGAACCACTTTTGCATTTTGCTCTTTGTTCTGGATGCCATTCTGATCCAGCG ATTCGTGTTTATACACCCAAGACAATAGCACAGGAACTGGAAGCTGCAAAAGATGAGTACATTCGAGCTACATTCGGTGTGAGTAAAGACTATAAAATCCTATTGCCAAAAATTGTGGAATCTTTTGCCAAGGATTCTGATTTATGCCCAACTGGCATGGTGGAGATGATCCAAAAATCCCTACCTCAATCTGTTAGGAAGAGCATAAAAAAATGTCACACATCAAAGTCCAAGAAGAGCATTCAATGGGTTCCCCACAATTTCAATTTCCGATATCTTATTTCGAAAGATCTGGAAAAATGA
- the LOC141718894 gene encoding STS14 protein, protein MTIHVLTTSAKKKMARFQLLSLLVLALAISHSSSQAVAPSPGSTTRAQPPLNAAAQAYLDAHNKARAEVGVPPLKWSATLANATSLLVRYQRDKQGCNFANLSSGKYGGNQLWSSGSVVSPQEAVESWVAEKKFYNYANNSCPADHKCGVYTQIVWKKSLELGCAQASCAKDASTLTICFYNPPGNIVGEKPY, encoded by the coding sequence atgACAATCCATGTCTTAACAACTAGTGCTAAGAAGAAAATGGCTAGGTTCCAGCTCCTCTCACTCTTAGTACTAGCTCTTGCTATTTCCCACAGTTCGTCACAAGCGGTAGCACCGTCTCCGGGATCTACAACTCGTGCACAGCCGCCCCTCAACGCGGCTGCTCAGGCATACCTTGATGCACATAACAAAGCCAGGGCTGAAGTTGGGGTTCCACCTCTCAAGTGGAGCGCGACTCTAGCTAATGCCACGAGCCTTCTAGTTCGATACCAGAGAGATAAACAAGGTTGTAACTTTGCGAATTTAAGCAGTGGCAAGTATGGTGGGAATCAATTATGGAGCAGTGGATCAGTGGTGTCACCACAAGAGGCTGTTGAATCATGGGTAGCTGAGAAGAAGTTTTACAATTATGCAAACAATTCTTGCCCAGCTGACCACAAGTGTGGCGTCTACACGCAAATTGTGTGGAAAAAGTCTCTAGAATTGGGGTGTGCACAAGCTTCATGTGCAAAAGATGCTTCTACTTTAACTATATGTTTCTATAATCCTCCTGGAAATATTGTTGGAGAAAAACCTTACTAG